Below is a window of Cytobacillus firmus DNA.
ACTGAATTTCTGTTAAACCGGAACACTGTTTAATTTGTTCTTCATAAGCACTGATATTCGTGAGCGCATTCGGGTTTTCTTCCATCCAGCCGCTGATCCAATCAATTTGAGACTTGTCAGGAAATTCATTTTCTGCAATTTGTATGGGAAGCTGCTCATCACCGGGTGTATAGAGCATAATAGCTATACTTTGTTTTCCATCTCTTCCTGCCCGCCCAATTTCCTGCAAATAAGATTCAATCTGAAGAGGCATATGAAAGTGTATCACGTACCGGATATTTTCTTTATTAATGCCCATGCCAAAGGCACTTGTAGCGCAAATAAGATCGAGCTGCCCATGGATAAACTGCTGCTGCACAAGGATGCGGCTTTCCTGGTCCATTCCCCCATGATAAGCCATCACTCTTTTAGCTCCATTTACTCTCAGCATATCGGCTGTTTGTTCTGCCATTTTTTTGCTGGAAAAATATATAATGCCAGGACCCTCAAGGCTCTCAGCAAGCTCCACAAGCCTCTTTGTTTTTACACGGAAATTTTCTGCCTTTTCTACAGTTAGCGCTATATTAGGACGGTCAACCGAATAAATAATTTCGCTGCAGTCCAGTATGCCGAGTGACTTTTTTATATCTGATTTAACCTCATGCGTAGCTGTGGCAGTTAAAGCAAGTGTAACCGGGTTCCCTACCTTTTGTCTCACTTCGCCAAGCTTTAAATAATCTGGCCTGAAATCATATCCCCATTGGGAGATACAATGTGCTTCATCAACAACAAATAAAGCGATGCGCAATTTTTTCAACTGAGATTGTACTGATTCAAAATAAAGCATTTCGGGTGAAATAAAGATAAACTTATACTGATCCAGATTAGTTAATGCCTGCTTTTTTTCAGAACGGGATAGAAAAGAATTGAATGCTATCACCTTTTTTTCTCCATTCATCATGAGCTGTTCTGCCTGATCCTGCATCAGGGACAGCAAAGGAGAAATAATAATTACCTGGCCTTCAATCATATATCCCGGCAGCTGATAACAAAGGGATTTACCTGTACCTGTAGGCAGCATGGCAACAGTATTCCTGCCTGCGAGCACGGATTCAATGATTTCCTTTTGTCCAGGTCTGAAGGCAGAATATCCAAATTTTCTTTCCAATAGTTCGTCCAATCTCATTGTCCCTCTCCAAGCTTTGCCATTACTAATCTGATTTCAAAATAATCGGATTCAGGCACTATTTGACGTATTTGCTTTAATTGCATTGAATCAGCACGATTGGCTGCATGAAGGATCAGCTTCTGTTTTTCCTCGGAGACATAACGTGTGATATTAAAGCAGCTGTCGTTTAATGCTACTTCCACAATATGATCCTCAATTGTACTTTTTTTCAATCTTCTCATTTTAGCTATATCATCCAATTCCAGTCCCTGTTTTAACATTGTGTAAGTCTTTTGGGCAGACAATGTTAGCTGAACTTCATTTCCTGCATCGCTAACGATCTTATTGATAAGCGGATATTCGGCAGAATTATCTCTTCCGCTTGCCAGTATATGATGAATAGCCCCAAGGAACTGATGGTGGTAATAATCCTGGCTGATTCCAAGCTGTTCAGAAGCCTGAACAGCTGTGAGGCCAATACGGTTATAGCCTGTCAGCCTCAATGTCAGCACAGCAGGATTAATATTATTCAGACCTTCAAGGCACTGACCAAGTTCCTTGTACAGCATAACCCCAACTTCACCGCGGGAAAATCCAGATTTCCCAAGAAAGTCTTTCAGCCATTCATGAATATCTCTTTTTCTTTGGATAGGAAGGTACTTTACATTGTTATTATTTAAGTGGGATATTACCTGAATTAAAAGTGTAATCCTCTCCCAAAACAATTCACCTGTACTATGATACAGCCATCCGTTTAATGATGAAGGTATTGGACATTCTAAAAGAGATCTTTCGAGCTCTTTCTTCCCTTCTTCAGTTAAAATGTAATGCTTTTCATCAATGGCAGTCATCCAGCTGCTGCTTAGGATTTCCTCTGCAAGATGGTCCAGAACTCCCCTGCTTAAATTTCCAAATGTACGAAAAAACGGGGTTAGTTGAAATAGATGAGCATCTTGGATGGTCTGGGAAGACTTTTTTCCATTAAGCAAATGTAAAATGGAATATATAGTTCTTTGTCCCTGCAACTCGTTAACACAGTACATTATTACAGATTTCAAATAAGCTCTTTGCATTATGTTCACCTTACGGCATAAGATTTTTTATTTTTTCATTACCTTCTTTTTCTTACTTCTATTTTATCATGAAAGAATTCGGCAGGCCGTTTTAATTATTTCTAACAGGGTAAATTATGCCTAAACCCTTATGTGATAAGCATTCTCAATACATTTTCTATTGAAAAGTTGAACATACAGTTTTACAATAGGATGTGAGGAATGTGTTACCATCATCTTGATGGGAGATTAATTGTTTAATTCTTGGGAGGTTTTTTTCATGGCAAAGTATACAATTGTTGACAAAGAAACATGTATTGCATGTGGAGCTTGCGGCGCAGCTGCACCGGACATTTATGATTACGATGATGAAGGCATCGCATTTGTTACCCTTGATGATAACCAGGGTATCGTTGAGATTCCAGATGTATTGATGGACGATATGATGGATGCATTCGAAGGCTGCCCAACCGATTCAATCAAAGTTGCTGATGACGCTTTTGATGGCGACCCGCTTAAATACGAATAATCCCTCAGCCATACTCTAATCTTTGTTAAGCTACTGCTCCCTTTCAACTAGAAAGGGAGTTTTTTGGCTTACAAATTGAAAAAGCAGCGGAACATTTGCCGCTGCTTTAGATTTATATATTCATTATGCTGCACTTTTTAATACAGCCTGCTTTTCTACCCAGGTTCTCATGCGTGTAAAAATGAGCATGAAAACAATTGAAATAATAATTCCTTTTAGGATATTGAATGGCAATATTCCTGTCACAATCATTGTTCTCATTTCAGGCGCTGACATTGCCGGGAAATTCAGGAAGAATGTATATGCCGGCAGAATGACAACGTAATTAAGCACACTCATAATAACAGCCATAACCATGGTGCCGATTACGAGCCCAAACGTCATGCCTTTTTTGGTCTTCAGCTTGCTGTATACATAATAAGTAGGCAAGACGAACAAAATGCCTGCCGCAAAGTTTGCAATATGTCCGACAGGTACCCCTGTTGCACTCCCAGTCATGAAGTAATCAAGAATATTTTTAATAAGCTCCACTAATATTCCTGCCGCCGGGCCAAAGATTAACGCCGCGATTAATGCAGGAATATCGCTGAAGTCAATCATCAAAAATTGCGGAAACGGCGGAATTGGAAAATTGAGCAGCATTAATACATAAGAGATGCTGCTTAGCATTCCGATGGCAACCATTGATTTGATATTAAGTTTTTTCAAGTTCCTCTCTCCTTTTTAGGACTATCTCTCCTATAGAAGAAAGGTTCGGCTAAGCAAATATCTTCGCAATAAATAACCCTCAAGCAAAAATAACTTGAGGGAGAGTTGCTAAGGCATGCTTAATAACGTTCAAAACCTGCATTTTTTGAACGTCTGCAGAACCTCCATCTTCTCCCATCCAGACTGTACTGTCGGCTTTGGAATCGCACCAAATCCTGCCCAATTAAATGCAAAGCGTTTTTCGACCAAACGCTTCTCTCAGGCTCGCGGGCTTAGAGTTAAGATTAACCCATCACCGCCGGTCGGGAATTTCACCCTGCCCCGAAGATAGACCGTATTTATTTATACAGATTAATTATACTGAAAAAAAGTTATTCTGTGAAGGGATTTGTTTATCTGTATGGATTTGAAACATATATATCCATGTCCATACCTATTAAAATTTTTCTGGATAATACATAAAAGGGAGGCTCTGCCATCCCTTTTGCATTATCCAAGAGGATATTCCTTTCTTTCTCCTTTGGAAAAAGTCATGATGGACTCATATCCCACTTCTTTTGCAAGAGCAATAGCCTTATCAAAATCGGCACCTACATGTTCAGGAAAGTGCGCATCAGATGAAAGTACAATCGGGATATTTTTCTCATAGCATTTCTGCAGGAGCCGTTTGTCCGGGTATAGTTCACCGACTGGCTTTCGCAGACCGGCTGTGCTGATCTCTACACATGTCTTGGATTCTGCCAGTGCATTGGCTGCACGATCATACTGCTCCAGCAAAAACTCTTCGTCCTTAGGAACATATTTAAAGATTTTCACGAGGTCTAAATGGCCTACAATATCAAATAAATTGGATTGGGCCAGTGTGACCACTTGATCAAAATACTTCCTATATATCTCATAAAGATCCCTTTTATCCCATTCTTTTCTAAATTCAGCAAGATCTATGCCGAAATCTCCAACCCAATGTATGGATCCAATTACATAATCAAATGAGTAGCTGTTAATAAACTTCGCCATTTCATAATGCTTGCCCGGCGTATAGTCCATTTCTATTGACATTTTCACATCTATGTTATTACTCCACGCTTCTTGAAAAACATTCACATAGTCTTTCATATCATAAAATCGTCTTTCGTTTACCCATGGATTTTGCAGAATGTCTGCTGTCTGATAGAAATGATATGCATGTTCCGAAATCCCAAAAGATTCAATCCCTTTTTGGGCAGCAGCATCTGTAAATTTTTTTAAATAATCCAGGCTTAACGTGCCATTTTCAAGATGGTTATGATAGTCTGTAAGCATTTCTCTAACTCCCCCAGTTTTTTACCCATTATACTTTAAGGGAGTAAAGCGGTGCAATCATTTCTATTCTATTTTTTGTGAATGATTAGAATTTGTCCAATTTTGATAACATCTGAATTTGAATTGTTTAACTCTTTAATAGCTTCTGCTGTTGTATCATGCATTTTCGCTATAGAAGTTAATGTATCGCCTTGCTTAACAGTGTATTCACTAAATTTGCCGGGTTTTATCATCAGTTTTTGACCTGTAAGAATGTGATCAGGATTAATATTATTTAAACCGGCAATATCACCGGGCAGCAGATTATAGTGTGCAGCGATGGTCCATAATGTTTCCCCAGTTTTAACTATATGGTAGGTTTCCCCGGAATCATTTGTTATTTGTCCAGAATTATAATTAGACGGCCGGGCTGATACTTCACGTGCGTTTTCAGTTCTTGCCGCTGCATTTACAGCTTGTCCAACTTCTCCCATGCCATATGCCACAGAGGGATCCACTGCATTTATTTTATCAGCTGTCCATGCCTGCGCATGTATTTCAAAATGAAGATGGACTCCTGAAGAGTCACCCGTGCTTCCCATCAATCCGATTTTCTGTCCGAGCGAAACTTTGTCGCCTTCAGCAGATAATCGTTTATTCAGATGGGCGTATACTGTTTCGGTTTGGTTGCTATGTTTAATAAATATTACATTTCCGTATGTTTGAGAGTAATACGACCTGGACACAATTCCAGCGTCAGCGGCATAAACCGGAGAACCGGAATCTCCGGCAATATCAATGCCCTTATGCTGACCACTTCTTGTACCATACGTGTCCGTAATTACACCTTCTGCCGGCCATACCCAATGCTCTGTCAACTCAGAAATTTTTGGCTCAGCAGCTTTAGAATGCTTCCCTCCCAGAAATAGCAAACTCACACAAAGAGCCATTATTCCTGCGATAAAGAAACGCCTTATGTAATCCTTCATTCTTTTCCTCCTATGATGTCAGCTGAAATATCCGCTCGAGCGCTTTCTATCTGCACTCTCTTTCACCCTATGACAGCTTGTACTCTTTTAGAACAATTAATAATAAAGCTCATAAAAGCACAGTGATTAGTATTCTTCCAGCAGCAACGTTTTTATGCAGATATGGAGGAACTTTATCCTAAAATGGAAAAGACGGCCACATAGGGCCGCCTTTCTAATTTGGCAAATCTCGTTTATTAGCTGCTACAGGTACCTTTAATTCCTCAGTAAGATCAAACTTGCCTATTTTATCAACATCTGCATTTTCTAATTTGACCGTGTCGAAATCAAAGTCTTTTGCCGTAAGAAGGATTGCTTCGATCGCATGAAGTGTTGGTGCATTATCGATTATTTCTGATTCATTATTAAAACGGATTTTGAGTTTGCCATCCTTTTTTTCTTCTATTTCAAAATCAACATCATCCGGTATGGATGCCTGTAAATTATTTTCAGTCCTATTTTGTTTCATGGCTTTCAGAGCATCTTTTACCGAATTGAGCTCTTCTCTTAACGGCACCAGGAATGGTGTTGAATCTGCACCATTAGGATACAAGAAATAATAAATTAAGTTACCATTGCTATTTTCCGGGATAAATTCGTCTCTATATCCATAATGGCCGAACTCAATGCCGACTTTCCCTTCCGTTCTAAGGTCAATCTTTTCTATATCTAAATTGTTCATTATATTCGCCAAAACCTTCTCTAAAAGTAACTCTGAGGTGGAGGAAATACTATATGGGTGATCCGCCGGCACATCAACTGTCAGGATGTTATTTTCCTGGTCATGAGTTAAATTTGCTTTTAAAGGATAGTAATCATCTAAACCCCATGCATCTTCAGTAAGTTTGCTCATCGTGTCTTCAAACAGAGCAAATTTCGTCCTGGCCGGGTCACTATCAACCAGAACGCTGACAGGTACAATATTTTTAGCCTCCTTATCCGGAATTGCATAGGTCAGGACTTCTTTTCCTGCCAAGTCTTCTTCATAAACGGCAGTAGGGCTTGCTTCGGATGAAACAGACTTCATGCTTATATCATTGCTAGATTCTTTTTCCGGGTCACCGGAAAGCTGCGCATGATCCTCTTGTGGATCTTCTTCTTTTGCAAGAGGTTCCGGGTCTGAATCTTCGTCTTTGGCTTCCGATATACTGTAATTGTCACCGGTTATTTGTTCAGATGATTGTGTCTGATCTGATTGAATTTCGACTTGTTGATCAGCAGAATCCTGCCAATTCATAAGGTTCGGGGCAAGAATGAAAAGCAGGAGCAATGCAGCAGCCGCTGCTGCAGCAGGCATGATCCATGTTCTTTTCTTTTGTTTGCCCATCTTGATTTGTATGGTTTGATAAATTTCTCTCGGGTCTCGACTATCTTTAATCTTAGGCATCTGGCTCAGCAATTCCTGAAGCTGCTCATCGCTCCATTTTGATTCCTTCATTATCCATTCCCTCCTTTGCCTTAAAATGTTCCATATGATTTTTCAACACCTTTAACGCACGGTGCTGCGTTGTCTTTACCTTACTTTCAGTCCAGCCAAGTGAATCAGCTGTTTCTGTAATGGTGAGTTCATGTATATATCTCATAATAATGACTAGCCTCTGGTCAATGGTGCATAAATCAAGACAGCGATAGATCATCTGGATTTCTTCCCGTTGAACAGCAATTTCATCAGGCAAGGGGTGTTCATCCTTTACCTGCTGAGTTGACCAGTCAAATTTCTCCATAATCTTTTGTTTCCAGCCCTTTTGCTTGCGAAAGGAATCAATGGCAACATTCCGCGCAATTGAAAAGAGCCAGGTTTTTTCGCTGCTTTTCCCTTCAAATCTTTCATATGACTTTAACACTCTTATATAGACTTCCTGGACTAAATCCTCAGCCAGTTCCTTGTTTTTGACCATATAAAAAAGAAATTGAAAAACGTCCTGATGGTATTTTTTATAAAGTTCATCAAAAACGGAGTCCATGAATTCCCCTCCCCGTTCAATAAAATAGTCGTTCTCTCTCTAAAAAAAGTTACAGTTTAACTATATTATTATTGTGCAGAAAAACGCAAGAGCCTGTTTGGGCGGGGGATTACTCCCTGCCTTCAGATACGAACGGCCAATGCCTTTTCATTATAATTCAAAAAGAAAGGGAAGGAAATTCTTGCATCTCCTTCCCCAGCCTATGATTAATTGTTTCCCGTGTATCAAGAACAATCGCCACAATTCCCGTCTTTATCCGTCATTTCGAGGGATAAATATTGAAAATGTCGTACCATGTCCGGTCTTGCTTTGAACCGTAATATGACCTTTATGAGCTTCAATAATATTTTTTGCAATTGCGAGTCCAAGGCCAGTTCCGGAGCGGCCCCTTGTCCTTGCTTTGTCAGCTTTGTAAAAACGCTCAAATACAAAGGGCAGGTCTTCTTCGGGGATTCCCGAGCCAGAATCTTTCACTTCGATAAGCAGTCCCCGTTCATCACTCCGTTCGATAACTTTAACCTCTCCGTTATGGGGGGTATGCCGGATGGCATTATCAATCAGATTGGTCATAACCTGTTCTATTCTGTCCGGATCCAATTGAATAGATAAATTTTCGCTTTGCAAATCATGTTCCAGGTTAATTTCCTTCTCTTTTGCGAGTCCCTGGAATTTTCTGGTGATTCTTTGCAGAAAGGAGTTTACATCAGTTTCTTCCATTGTCAGCTGAATATGCCCAGCTTCCATTCTGGCAAGATCAAGCAATTCGTTCACAAGCCGGCCCATTCTCAGGGATTCATCATAAATGACACTTGCCATCTCTTTTTTCTCTTCATCCGTTCCCGCAATATCATCGACGATCGCTTCACTATATCCTTGCATCATCGAAATTGGCGTCCTTAATTCATGAGAAACATTAGCTATAAAATCGTTGCGGAGCTTATCAAGCTTACGCTCCTCCGTCATATCCCTGATAACTGCAACCGCTCCCCTAATATATTTTTTATTATAAAGAGGGCTAACGATTATCACCCATGAACGGCCCTGTATTGGGATTTCACCAATCTGTTCCTTCTCCGTATTAACAGCAAGCTGGAAGAGCTCCATTACTTTGGAAGGAACTTCCTCCGTATTATTCTCGATGTCATCCAGCTCATAAAACCAGCTTTGCAGAAAACGCTCTGCAGGAGGATTCGTAATCAGTATCGTTCCATCCCGGTTGAAGGTGATTACCCCATCAGCCATCCCGCTTAAAATGCTTGCCAGCTGTTCTTTTTCCTGGCTTAAGGCATTCATATTAAATTTCAGCTGTCTGCCCATTTGATTAAAAGCCATGGCTAATTCGCCAACCTCATCATTAGTCAGAATCGGAACTTTCGTATCAAATTTACCTCTTGCTACCTCAAAGGCAGCTTCTTTCATTTTTCTCAGTGGAGCATTGATTCTTGTCGATAAGAAAAAAGCAAAGATGGTTGTTAAAATGATGGCAACTCCCGCAGCCAGCAAAATAAACTTTGTGGTTGAACGCAATGTTTCGTGCATTACCTCAATGGACTGATAAATAAAAACGGCTCCATTGCTGCCGTCACCTTCAAGCGGGACTCCAATGATAAGAATTTTGCTGTCGTCATCTGCGGATACGTCTGTATACTCCGGATTAACGGATGTTACTTTTTTTACAGTCTTGTCTTTCGTAAGAACTTCTTTTAAATCATCTTCCTCGGTGAGGTAGGAAATGGGCAGTTTTAATGAATCTGTATGGTTTGGAGAATAGTAGTACTCTTTCGGCGAGTTAATAATGACTACTTTTGTAACATCATCGACAAGTTCCCAGGAAATTTCCAAACCGACATCACGATTATGTTCTTTTAAAATTCTGGTTATTTTATGGGCAGTATTTGATAATCCTTTTTCTGTTTCATTTATATGGTAATTCTCAAAGAATTCCAGCAGCATGACTGTTAAAATCAGCAGTACAAAGGAAACTAATAAAAGAATTGTGCCCCAAAGCTTTCCGGCAACACTCCTAAAGAGCATCATTCATTAATAACCTCAAACTTGTAGCCCACTCCCCAAACGGTGACAATCATTCTGGCAGCCTGCTCAGAAACTTTATTCAGCTTTTCACGCAAGCGCTTCACATGAGTATCAACTGTTCTCAAATCTCCAAAAAATTCATAATGCCATACTTCTTTAAGCAGATGCTCCCTGTCAAACACCTTATCGGGCGCCTTTGCCAGGAAATAAAGGAGTTCATATTCCTTTGGCGTCAAACTGACTTCTTTTCCATCAGCCAATACTTTGTGAGCATCATTATCGATCGTTAGATGAGGAAATACGATTACATCTTTTGCTGTTGTTTCTGTCTGCAGGTAAGTAGTTTTAGAAGATCTGCGCAATAAAGCCTTAACACGCAGCACAACTTCCCTGGGACTGAAAGGCTTTACGATATAATCATCAGTGCCGACTTCAAAGCCCTGTACGCGATTAACTTCCTCCCCTTTAGCTGTAAGCATGATCACGGGAGTAGCTTTTTTTTCTCTCAGTTCTCTGCAGACTTCTATACCGTCTTTGCCGGGCATCATTAAATCCAATAGGATAACATCATAATCATTTGCCAGGGCTTTTGACAAAGCCTGGTTTCCATTCTCTGCTTCATCAATTGAAAAATTTTCACGCTCAAGGTACATCTTCAATAATCGGCGGATTCTTTCTTCATCATCCACTAGCAATATTTTCACTTGGTTTTCCATTTTCAAGTCCCCCTAACGTCAATAGAAATGGCTCTTTTCAAAATTCATTTTTGCTAAAGGATTCTGCCCGTTGATTTCCGCTGCAGGCACTCAAGCTTTCCCACGGGGCTGCCGGGAGCCTCCTCAACGCTCTGCGTCTGCGGGGTCTCTTCCTGGTACGATACTCCCGTAGGCTCCAATCAACTCAGCGGTGAAATATAGTATACAAAGCAGAAAAACACTAAATTTTACAAGATTAAAATCTTTAATTAAAGCCTTCACTATTGTGAAGTGAAGGCTTGTTTATTTTTATTATGATCCAGCGTAGGAGTGCAATCCGGCAATGACCAGGTTTACCGCAACCAGATTAAACATAATAATGATAAATCCGATTACAGCTAGCCATGCAGACTTTTCGCCATGCCAGCCCTTTGAAAGGCGAAGGTGCAGGTAGGCAGCGTAAAATAGGAAGGTGATGAGAGCCCATACTTCCTTTGGATCCCATCCCCAGAAACGAGTCCAGGCAATTTGTGCCCATATCATGGCAAAAATCAAAGCTCCTAGTGTAAAGACCGGAAATCCTATTAATACTGAGCGGTAAGCGATCTCGTCAACCAAATCAAGATTAATATTTTTAGCAAGCGGCTGAAGTGCTGCTCCAACCCTTTTGCGGAGAATCAATCTTAAAGCAAGATATAGAAGAATACCTGAAGCCAAAGACCATATAACGGTATTTAATTTTTTTGCATTAATAATTGCAGGCATTTCCGCCAGCGGTTCAAATTTACCTTCCGTAATCAGCTGACCGTCGTGAGGACCTGTTAAAGCAGGCATATGATATTCCAGAACATCTTCCTGACCGTTCTTATCAATCCAGTTAAATTCCGCTTTGTAGCCTGAAGCTGAGAAGCCTGAGCTTATAACAATAAACCCAAGTGTGCAAACCAGGCCAAACATAACGGCTTCAAGCCAGAATCTCTGTTTGCTTTGCTTAGTTTGATCCACTGATTTTACCAAATAAATTAATCCGGCAGCGAAGCTTACAGCCAAAATAGCCTGCCCAACTGCAGCTGTTGTAACGTGAATATGAAGCCAATCACTCTGCAGGGCGGGGATCAGCGGTGAAACTTCCCGCGGAAACATACTTGCATAAGCAATCATCAGTACCGCAACCGGGAGCGTAAAGACTCCTAAAATAGGTGTTTTATAAATTAAGTAAATCACTATAAAAGCACCAACAAGTGACATTCCAAAGAATGTTGTAAATTCGAAAAGGTTGCTGACAGGCGCATGCCCGGCTGCAATCCACCTTGTAATAAAGTAGCCAAGCTGTGCAGCAAACCCGATAATCGAGATCCATAATCCAATTGCTGCCCATCTGTTTGGCCCTTGTTTCGTTCTATTCTTATCCTTTATAGAGCCGGCAAAAAAGACAGTAGCAATTAAATAGAGGATAAAAGCTGTGTATAGTAAATTGCTGCTTATTGTAACCACTCAGATTCCTCCTTAGCCTTTCTTTTCACTTTGATTTTGCAGCTGATCTTCCGGCATCGTAATTCCGGTTCCATCCAATGCTGCTTCAATTTCCCTTTTAAGTCCATGCCAGTTTTTGTTAGTGTGTCCTGCTACCCACACCTCTCCATTCACACGGCGCAGCCAAACTCTCCGATGGTTCCAATAAGATCCCTGTGCAACACCTATCATGAAAATAACGCCGCCCAATGCGATAATCCATAATGTTAAATCTTTTCGGACGGTCAGGGCCGATACATTTTTAGTATCTATGCCTTTAAAGGCCATCTTGT
It encodes the following:
- a CDS encoding histidinol-phosphatase, encoding MLTDYHNHLENGTLSLDYLKKFTDAAAQKGIESFGISEHAYHFYQTADILQNPWVNERRFYDMKDYVNVFQEAWSNNIDVKMSIEMDYTPGKHYEMAKFINSYSFDYVIGSIHWVGDFGIDLAEFRKEWDKRDLYEIYRKYFDQVVTLAQSNLFDIVGHLDLVKIFKYVPKDEEFLLEQYDRAANALAESKTCVEISTAGLRKPVGELYPDKRLLQKCYEKNIPIVLSSDAHFPEHVGADFDKAIALAKEVGYESIMTFSKGERKEYPLG
- a CDS encoding ATP-binding protein, which gives rise to MMLFRSVAGKLWGTILLLVSFVLLILTVMLLEFFENYHINETEKGLSNTAHKITRILKEHNRDVGLEISWELVDDVTKVVIINSPKEYYYSPNHTDSLKLPISYLTEEDDLKEVLTKDKTVKKVTSVNPEYTDVSADDDSKILIIGVPLEGDGSNGAVFIYQSIEVMHETLRSTTKFILLAAGVAIILTTIFAFFLSTRINAPLRKMKEAAFEVARGKFDTKVPILTNDEVGELAMAFNQMGRQLKFNMNALSQEKEQLASILSGMADGVITFNRDGTILITNPPAERFLQSWFYELDDIENNTEEVPSKVMELFQLAVNTEKEQIGEIPIQGRSWVIIVSPLYNKKYIRGAVAVIRDMTEERKLDKLRNDFIANVSHELRTPISMMQGYSEAIVDDIAGTDEEKKEMASVIYDESLRMGRLVNELLDLARMEAGHIQLTMEETDVNSFLQRITRKFQGLAKEKEINLEHDLQSENLSIQLDPDRIEQVMTNLIDNAIRHTPHNGEVKVIERSDERGLLIEVKDSGSGIPEEDLPFVFERFYKADKARTRGRSGTGLGLAIAKNIIEAHKGHITVQSKTGHGTTFSIFIPRNDG
- a CDS encoding GerMN domain-containing protein, encoding MKESKWSDEQLQELLSQMPKIKDSRDPREIYQTIQIKMGKQKKRTWIMPAAAAAAALLLLFILAPNLMNWQDSADQQVEIQSDQTQSSEQITGDNYSISEAKDEDSDPEPLAKEEDPQEDHAQLSGDPEKESSNDISMKSVSSEASPTAVYEEDLAGKEVLTYAIPDKEAKNIVPVSVLVDSDPARTKFALFEDTMSKLTEDAWGLDDYYPLKANLTHDQENNILTVDVPADHPYSISSTSELLLEKVLANIMNNLDIEKIDLRTEGKVGIEFGHYGYRDEFIPENSNGNLIYYFLYPNGADSTPFLVPLREELNSVKDALKAMKQNRTENNLQASIPDDVDFEIEEKKDGKLKIRFNNESEIIDNAPTLHAIEAILLTAKDFDFDTVKLENADVDKIGKFDLTEELKVPVAANKRDLPN
- a CDS encoding peptidoglycan DD-metalloendopeptidase family protein, with product MKDYIRRFFIAGIMALCVSLLFLGGKHSKAAEPKISELTEHWVWPAEGVITDTYGTRSGQHKGIDIAGDSGSPVYAADAGIVSRSYYSQTYGNVIFIKHSNQTETVYAHLNKRLSAEGDKVSLGQKIGLMGSTGDSSGVHLHFEIHAQAWTADKINAVDPSVAYGMGEVGQAVNAAARTENAREVSARPSNYNSGQITNDSGETYHIVKTGETLWTIAAHYNLLPGDIAGLNNINPDHILTGQKLMIKPGKFSEYTVKQGDTLTSIAKMHDTTAEAIKELNNSNSDVIKIGQILIIHKK
- a CDS encoding ECF transporter S component, whose amino-acid sequence is MKKLNIKSMVAIGMLSSISYVLMLLNFPIPPFPQFLMIDFSDIPALIAALIFGPAAGILVELIKNILDYFMTGSATGVPVGHIANFAAGILFVLPTYYVYSKLKTKKGMTFGLVIGTMVMAVIMSVLNYVVILPAYTFFLNFPAMSAPEMRTMIVTGILPFNILKGIIISIVFMLIFTRMRTWVEKQAVLKSAA
- a CDS encoding helix-turn-helix domain-containing protein, translated to MQRAYLKSVIMYCVNELQGQRTIYSILHLLNGKKSSQTIQDAHLFQLTPFFRTFGNLSRGVLDHLAEEILSSSWMTAIDEKHYILTEEGKKELERSLLECPIPSSLNGWLYHSTGELFWERITLLIQVISHLNNNNVKYLPIQRKRDIHEWLKDFLGKSGFSRGEVGVMLYKELGQCLEGLNNINPAVLTLRLTGYNRIGLTAVQASEQLGISQDYYHHQFLGAIHHILASGRDNSAEYPLINKIVSDAGNEVQLTLSAQKTYTMLKQGLELDDIAKMRRLKKSTIEDHIVEVALNDSCFNITRYVSEEKQKLILHAANRADSMQLKQIRQIVPESDYFEIRLVMAKLGEGQ
- a CDS encoding ferredoxin, translated to MAKYTIVDKETCIACGACGAAAPDIYDYDDEGIAFVTLDDNQGIVEIPDVLMDDMMDAFEGCPTDSIKVADDAFDGDPLKYE
- a CDS encoding response regulator transcription factor codes for the protein MENQVKILLVDDEERIRRLLKMYLERENFSIDEAENGNQALSKALANDYDVILLDLMMPGKDGIEVCRELREKKATPVIMLTAKGEEVNRVQGFEVGTDDYIVKPFSPREVVLRVKALLRRSSKTTYLQTETTAKDVIVFPHLTIDNDAHKVLADGKEVSLTPKEYELLYFLAKAPDKVFDREHLLKEVWHYEFFGDLRTVDTHVKRLREKLNKVSEQAARMIVTVWGVGYKFEVINE
- a CDS encoding RecQ family ATP-dependent DNA helicase; its protein translation is MRLDELLERKFGYSAFRPGQKEIIESVLAGRNTVAMLPTGTGKSLCYQLPGYMIEGQVIIISPLLSLMQDQAEQLMMNGEKKVIAFNSFLSRSEKKQALTNLDQYKFIFISPEMLYFESVQSQLKKLRIALFVVDEAHCISQWGYDFRPDYLKLGEVRQKVGNPVTLALTATATHEVKSDIKKSLGILDCSEIIYSVDRPNIALTVEKAENFRVKTKRLVELAESLEGPGIIYFSSKKMAEQTADMLRVNGAKRVMAYHGGMDQESRILVQQQFIHGQLDLICATSAFGMGINKENIRYVIHFHMPLQIESYLQEIGRAGRDGKQSIAIMLYTPGDEQLPIQIAENEFPDKSQIDWISGWMEENPNALTNISAYEEQIKQCSGLTEIQWRIFYDFFERKAKSGLGYKRILQEMNGYCEGRIKLKRNSIEEVYRWIHNKNCRRENILSFFDEEKNTPVQYCCDICGLQFDEFIRNTKSDNQDSMLYDWKNHLEYLLIPSE
- the sigX gene encoding RNA polymerase sigma factor SigX codes for the protein MDSVFDELYKKYHQDVFQFLFYMVKNKELAEDLVQEVYIRVLKSYERFEGKSSEKTWLFSIARNVAIDSFRKQKGWKQKIMEKFDWSTQQVKDEHPLPDEIAVQREEIQMIYRCLDLCTIDQRLVIIMRYIHELTITETADSLGWTESKVKTTQHRALKVLKNHMEHFKAKEGMDNEGIKMER